In Halococcus hamelinensis 100A6, a genomic segment contains:
- a CDS encoding disulfide bond formation protein B: protein MRRFEARLPLAGGTLVAIVATAGSLYFSLGLGLVPCELCWYQRILMYPLVLVLGVAALENRRRVFLTALPLSALGTVVAAYHSWLQVSDTTGTCSVGGGCSAVQYQVAGLSIPNLSLIAFVLITLSLVVTARSR, encoded by the coding sequence ATGCGCCGCTTCGAGGCCCGGCTGCCGCTCGCTGGCGGAACCTTGGTTGCCATCGTCGCCACCGCCGGCAGCCTCTATTTCAGCCTCGGACTCGGTCTCGTACCCTGCGAACTCTGCTGGTATCAGCGGATACTGATGTATCCACTGGTGCTCGTCCTCGGCGTCGCGGCCCTCGAGAACCGACGGCGGGTCTTCCTCACCGCGCTCCCGCTGTCGGCCCTCGGAACCGTCGTCGCGGCCTACCACTCGTGGCTCCAGGTCAGCGACACCACCGGCACCTGCTCGGTCGGCGGTGGCTGTAGCGCGGTCCAGTATCAGGTGGCCGGGCTCTCGATACCCAACCTCTCGCTGATCGCGTTCGTGCTGATCACGCTTTCGCTGGTCGTGACGGCCCGAAGCCGATA